The sequence AAGAGGGGAGAGAGAAGCTTGCTGCTTCTGCTCTCCCTTTTACATTTCCCGGGAAATCTTCCGTCAACTAAGCATCCCCCCCGCGGTGCCGCTGACTGCACAGATGGCCATGGTTGTGAGGAGCTGGTTCATAGAGCCATTTAATCCCCTGTTTAAGAAAAAGGATACGGCCAAGAGCACCAGGAAATATAGAAGTCCCAACAAAAGGCCCCAGAAGAATCTTCGATGCCGTACGCTCTTTCCCATTAAGACTCCGCCAAAGAGACAGGCGATAATATAAACCGCATTGACTCCCAGGCGTATCTGTCCTTCCTTAAGACGGAATCTATAGAGTGCTAAGGCCAGGACTACCAGCAAGATTCCGGTCAGTATGTAGGTGATAAGAAGGTTTCTTAGTGTGACCTGAAGCTTTGATTTTTCCATTTGAATACTCCTTATATCTTGTCTTCTGGTTCAGTATATTCTAGGGGTATGGATGATATTCATGGATGTCCTAACAATAAAATTGATCCTCTCTTATCTGGCTCCCTGGGGCAATTCATCTTGCACTCGTCTAAAACATGTGGTATAATCTCAAAGAATTAGACAAATACAGGAGGTGTAAGTTTATGAAGCATGTAAAGACCTTAAATTCCAGTACATTAAAAGAGTCTATGAAGAAAGGCGGCTGCGGCGAATGCCAGACTTCCTGCCAGTCAGCCTGCAAGACATCCTGTACAGTAGGAAACCAGAGCTGCGAGAACAGCAACCGTTAATTATTTTAACTGTATAGAATAGCCATAAGGCAGATAAGCAGATGCCCCTACGGTCGTAATGACGGTAGGGGTTCCTTCGCTTGTCTGCCCAAAACCAATCATCGGTTAAATCTTTTCAATTAAGGAGAATACAAGTGATTCATCAATATATCAACAATGGCTTCCATATTATTATGGATGTCAACAGCGGCTCCGTTCACTCTGTGGATCCGGTCATGTATGAGGCCGTAGAGATCGCCGCAGGCATGGTGCCGGAGATGGAAGAGGCCCAGGCCCTGGACAAAGAGGTAGGAGAAGAAGTACGAATCCGTCTTTCTGAAAAATATGGAGAGACAGAAGTAGAAGAAGCGCTGGAGGAAATCCAGTATCTGATCGATAAGGGAGAGCTGTTTACAAAGGATTTATACCACGATTATGTGGTGGACTTTAAAAAGCGGCAGACAGTGGTAAAGGCTCTATGCTTACATATTGCCCATGATTGCAACCTTGCCTGCAAATACTGTTTTGCGGAAGAAGGGGAGTACCATGGCAGACGGGCGCTAATGTCCTTTGAAGTGGGAAAAAAGGCTCTGGACTTTCTTATCGCCAATTCCGGGAACCGAAGAAACTTAGAAGTAGACTTTTTTGGCGGAGAACCGCTCATGAATTGGGACGTAGTAAAGCAGCTTGTTGAATACGGACGTAAAAAAGAGAAAGAATATAATAAGAACTTCCGCTTTACCATGACTACCAACGGGGTACTGTTAAACGATGAGATCATGGAATTCTGCAATCGGGAAATGAGCAATGTGGTCTTAAGCCTTGACGGACGGAAAGAAGTCAATGACAATATGCGCCCATTCCGCAATGGAAAAGGAAGCTACGAGCTGATCGTTCCCAAATTCCAGAAGTTTGCAAAACTTAGAGGAACCAGGGATTATTACATCAGAGGAACCTTTACCCGCCATAATATGGATTTTGCAAAAGATGTTTTGGAATTTGCCGATCTCGGCTTTAAAAGTATGTCTATAGAGCCCGTGGTGGCACAGCCGGAAGAAGAATATGCCATCAGGGAGGAAGACCTTCCTCAAATCCTGAAAGAGTATGACGATCTTGCTGTGGAATACATTAAAAGGCAGAAAGAAGGAAAAGGGTTTAACTTTTTCCACTTTAATATTGATTTAAACCAGGGCCCCTGTGTGGCTAAGCGCCTGTCCGGCTGCGGTTCAGGAACCGAGTATCTGGCGGTGACTCCATGGGGAGACCTTTATCCATGCCACCAGTTTGTCGGTGAGGAAAAATTCCTTCTTGGCAACGTGGATACAGGCGTGACTAATTTAGAGATCCGCGATGAGTTTAAGCTTTGTAATGTTTATGCAAAGGACAAATGCCGGGACTGCTTTGCAAGGTTTTACTGCAGCGGAGGCTGTGCGGCTAACTCCCACAACTTCCACGGGAGCATTACGGATGCATATGATATCGGCTGCGAAATGCAGAAGAAACGGATCGAATCTGCCATCATGATCAAGGCGGCTTTAGCGGAAGATTGAGAACACAATACTCTTATGCCCAGTGAACCTGGGCAGGAATAGGGAAATCAGATGAATTATAAGATCGTTGCAAAGGATGGACGTGCAAAGCGTGCAGAAGTAACCACCGTTCATGGCACCATCCAAACTCCGGTATTCATGAACGTGGGTACGGTGGCAGCCATTAAAGGGGCTGTTTCCACGGATGATCTCCGTGAGATCAGAACCCAGGTGGAGCTGTCAAACACCTATCATCTTCATGTACGCACCGGCGATAAATTAATCAAAGAGTTTGGCGGCCTTCATAAGTTTATGAGCTGGGACCGTCCAATTCTCACGGATTCCGGCGGCTTTCAGGTATTCTCCCTGACCGGCTTAAGGAAAATAAAGGAGGAGGGCGTATACTTTCAATCCCATATAGACGGACGTAAGATTTTCATGGGTCCGGAAGAAAGTATGCAGATCCAGTCCAATCTGGCCTCTACCATAGCCATGGCCTTTGACGAATGCCCGCCACATCCGGCTACCAGGGAATACATGCAAAACAGCGTAGACCGCACCACCAGATGGCTGGAAAGGTGCCAGGCTGAGATGGCAAAGCTTAATTCCCAGCCAGATACCTTAAATAAGGAACAGCTGTTATTCGGCATCAACCAGGGCGGAACCTTTGAGGATATCCGCATCTCCCATGCAAAAACCATATCCGCCATGGATTTGGACGGCTATGCCCTGGGCGGATTGGCGGTAGGAGAAAGCCATGAGGAGATGTACCGGATCTTAGATGAGACGGTACCTTATCTGCCGGAGAACAAGCCAACCTATTTAATGGGCGTGGGAACTCCTGCTAACATTTTAGAGGCCGTAGACAGGGGCGTGGATTTTTTTGACTGTGTATATCCGTCAAGAAACGGCCGCCATGGACATGTATACACCAATCACGGAAAAATGAATTTATTTAATACCAAATATGAATTGGACCACAGGCCGATCGAAGAGGGCTGTGGGTGTCCGGCCTGCCGCTCCTACAGCAGAGCCTATATCAGGCATCTTTTTAAGGCAAAAGAAATGCTTGGCATGAGATTATGTGTATTGCATAATTTGTATTTTTATAATACAATGATGGAAGAGATCCGCGACGCAATCGAGAACCACCGTTATGGGGAATACAAGGAGCAGAAGCTTTCGGGTATGATGGCAGGTCAAACTACCTAAAAAGAGAGACAAGCAGGCGGCGGATCGTTATATAAGGAGGAAATGGTTATGTTATCAGCAACAGGCGGTACCATGGGCGTGGGCTTTTGGGTCATTTATATCGCAGTGATCTTTGGCTTCATGTATTTTATTGCAATCAGACCACAGAAGAAAGAGAAAAAGAAACAGCAGGAGATGTTTGCAAACATTGCAATCGGAGACAGCGTTTTGACCTCAAGTGGATTTTATGGTGTCATCATTGATATGACGGATGATACGGTTATCGTAGAGTTCGGCAACAATAAGAACTGTAGAATTCCTATGCAGAAGACTGCTATCGTTCAGGTGGAAAAAGCACAGGCTTAAGAAATCGGGGCACCCGGAAAGAGAAAATCTCTTTCCGGGTGTTTTTTTGATTCATAGAGTGTGTCCATTGAAACTGGACCATGCCAGATAAAAAGCCGGAAGCCTTAATTATTTAGCGGTATCATCAGTCTGGCAGCGGATAAGATAAAAAGTCTGCTCTCCATTGCTGGAGGCAGGCTTTTTCCGGCGTCCGCATTCATTTTCTAATGCCTTCATGAAAATATATTTCATAATGGCATAGCATATAAAAATAAAACAAACAAATATGTATAATTAGCATAAAATAATATGCGATAATATGGTTGGTTAGAGTAATAATTAGCAAAAATTCCGAAAAGAAATATTATTACACAAACATATTGACGTGAAATTAAAATTCATATACAATGCAATTGTAAACATAAAATGTATTCAGCAATGAATACGAATCATGTATTTGGAGGGCTACATAAATGAAAGTGAGCAAGTTTATGGAAAAAAGTCTGGCTGCCATGATGGCAGCAGGTATGGCGGTCAGCCTGATTGGATGCGAAAGCCAGCCAACAAAGACCGCACAGTCAGAAACGGCACAGCCGGCAGCTGCTGCACAAGAGACAACAGCAGAAAGTGTAACAAGCGGGGGAGATGTTACATTGGAATTTCAGCAATGGTGGGGCGTAGAATTGCCTGACGGTGTCCTTATGGAGATCTGTGATGGATTTACAGAACAATCAGGGATTAAAATCGAATTATTAAGCAATCCTTATGCAGATACCAAGACACAGATTGCGGCAGGCGCAGCGGCAGGAACTATGGCAGATGTTGTAGGTCTTGATGGAGCCTGGGTGTATGATTTTGCAAAACAGGGTTCCATAGCAAATATGACGGAGCTGATGTCATCAGACGGTTATGATGATGGACAATTATCTGATCAGATAAAAGTAGACGGAAATACATATATGATCCCGGTTGTTAACTTTGCATATCCCATGTACGTAAATAAAGATTTATTGGCATCAGCAGGTATTACGGAAGTTCCTAAGACATGGGGGGAATTTGCGGAGGCCTGTAAAAAGGTTGCAGCAGCAAATAAAGGTGTTGCCGGATGGGCAATCCCTTTATCAACAGAATCGCCAAGCGGTATTCAGAACAATTTCATGAGCTGGTTATGGGCTTCGGGCGGAACTATGCTGAAAGATGGAAAACCGGCTTTGACAGATAATCCACTCATGGCAGATACTGTAGATTTTGTAAAAAGTTTATTTGATGCTGGAGTCGTTGCACCAGGTGCTTATTCCATGAAAGAAGCAGATATGGTAGAAGAGTTTACAAATGGCCGTGTTGCATTTATGACAGATTCACTGGCACACTTAACAACAATTAAGAAAGAAGCACCTGGCTTGAACTTTGAATTTATGCCTATTCCGGTAAAAGAAGGCTATACAGGAAAGAGTGGTATGGATGTGGCTAACTGGGGAATCGGCGTTGCAGAAAACTGTGACCATAAAGCAGAGGCCATGAAGTTCGTGGAATATTTAATGAGTCCCGAGGTAAATGCCAAACTTGCAGTATATGCAAATGCCTTTCCTGGAAATGTAAATGCCAATCCTGATTATTCGAAAGCTGAAGAGCTATTTGTAGAAGCATATGAATTATATCAAAAGTGTTATGCAATCAATGAATTTACCGGACTTCCGACTTCAGAAGAATTAATGAGACAGTTTGATGAGCAATTACAGCTGTATATTGACGGCGATACGGCCGCGGCAGCAGATATGCTGTCTGCAACACAAGAGATCTGGGAGGGAGCATTCCAATAAAGACGAGACAGGCTGCATGATGGCATCGTGCAGCCTGATATTAAGAAGGAGGGGATGGGTGAGTTGGCTAAGGTAAGAGAAATGATAAAAAAGAAAAGCAGCGGTAAGATGTCACAGATCATGAAAAAGAAATGTGAACCTTACTTATATCTCCTGCCAACAATTGTGCTTATGCTTCTATTGTTGATTATACCGATCTGTATGGTGGTCCGATATTCTTTTTTTGACAATGTTATTATCAAAAATGATCCTGTGTTTGTTGGATTAAAGAATTACGTCATGATATTATCAGACAAAACATTTTTTGTCGCTGTCAAAAATACATTGTTTTTTGTTGGTGCCAGTGTAGTGATGCACATGCTTTTAGGAATGCTGTTTGCCATACTCCTCAATACGAATTATATAGGAATAAATATGAAAGCATTCTTCAGAGTGATTTATGTACTGCCCTGGATGTTTACAGCATCGGTTATCGCAATATTATGGAAAATGATGATGAATCCCAATGGGATTATCAACTACCTGTTACAAATTGCAAATCTTACGTCGTCACAGATCGAATGGCTGGGTTCCCGGAATTTCGCCCTGTTCTCAGTAACCTTGATCAACATATGGGCAGGCTATCCGTTTTATATGGTTAGTATCCTGGCAGGGCTTCAGGGGATACCCACAGATCTTTATGAAGCATCGGCAATTGACGGTGCAAATGCAGTACAACAATTTTTCAGCATTACAATCCCTCAATTAAAACCAATTATTATTAGTTTGCTAATGTTGGATTTTGTGTGGACGATACAGCAATTTGCCTTGATTTGGATGACCACAGGCGGGGGTCCGATTAATGCAACAGAGATGTTAAGTACTTTTATTTATAAAAGGGGATTTAGTAAATATCAATATTCCCAGGCTTCTGCATCGGCAGTGATCCTACTGGTTGTATGTTCTGTTATAGCTGTTTTTTATGTGTGGCATCAGAGAGAGAGGGACTGATTATGGTAGGTAAGAAAAAGTGGTACATAAAAATACTAATTATGATCCTTCTGATAACCGGAGCATTATTTTCGGGATTTCCTATATTGTGGATGATGCTGAGTTCATTTAAGTCTAATGCGGAAATCTTTGCCTGGCCGCCAACATGGATATCAGAGAGTTTTAGCTTGAACGCCTATATTTCAATCTTTCATAATCCTGAAAAAGTCAGATTTTTTATAAACAGCTATTGCATTGCAATGGTTGTAGTGATTTTTACATTGATCATCGGGATACTTGCATCTTACAGTTTCAGCCGTTTCGATTTTCCGGGAAAAGGTTTTATTAATACCGTCATTGTCAGTGTGCAGGCAGTGCCTCCGATCACCCTTTTGATTCCATATTTAAGCCTGATTGTCAGCCTGAAATTATACAATACATTTGGCGCATTGATACTGACGTATATGCTGTTCACCTTGCCCTATGCGATCTTGATGATTACCGGATATATGAATACTCTGCCGAAAGATTTGGATGAAGCGGTAATGATTGACGGCGGTTCAAGGTTTATGGCTCTTTGGACAGTACTGGTTCCTGTATCAATTCCTGGCCTGGTTTCGGTGGGAATGTATACATTCATGCAGGCCTGGAATGAATATTTGTTTGCATTGGCGTTGACTAAGACAAATGAAATGCGGACGGTACCGGTGGGCATTAGCCTGCTGATGGGGCAGCATGCATATGAGTGGAATCAAATGATGTCAATGAGTGTATTAGGCTCCTTACCTGTATTGGTCCTGTTTTTGTTTTTCCAGCGGTACTTTATTGCCGGCATGACGGCGGGAGCTGTAAAAAATTAATACGTATGATTATCCGGAAACGGAAATCTAATAAAAAGTTGGAGGAAAAAACTATGCTGTTAAACATGAAAGAACTGTTAGCTGTTGCAAATGAAAACAATTTTGCGGTACCTGCATTTAACATCAGCTCCTATGCGATGTTAAATGGAATTGTGGAGGCCTCAGAAGAAGAAAATGCACCGGTTATTATTTCAATCCATCCGGATGAGCTGAGCCATATTGGAGTAGATGTCATTTCTGCAATCAGGCAGAGGGCTTATAAATCAAATATACCGGTTTGCATTCATCTGGATCATGGTGCTTCTTTTGAGCAGGTCATGGTAGCGATTCAGTCAGGATATACATCTGTTATGATTGACGGTTCAAGTCTTCCCTTTGAAGAGAATATTGCTCTATGCAAAAAGATATGTGAAGCAGCTCATGCAGCCAATGTATCTGTAGAAGGCGAACTTGGCACAATTGGAACAACCGACTCTACAGAAACAGAAAATCAGATAATTATTTATACAAAGCCGGATGATGCTGTCACGTTTGTAAAGGAAACAGGTGTTGATACACTGGCAATTGCAATAGGAACTTGCCACGGATTATATCCTGCTGGCATGAAGCCGGAATTAAAATTGGATTTATTAAAAGAGATCAAGTCAAAAGTATCGATTCCGCTAGTACTTCACGGAGGATCTAATAATCCGGATAAAGAAATTGGGGAATCAGTAGCATTAGGTGTAAATAAGATCAATATCTCCAGCGATATTAAAGTGGCTTATTATAATAAAATGAGAGAAATTTTGTCAGATAACAGCCTAAGAGAACCAAATATGATTGAACCACCTTGCATGAAAGCCATGAAGGAAGTGGCATATCACAAGATCCGGCTTTTCAAGGCAAATGGAAAGGCTGCACTTTATTAACCAACACCGTATCATCGCCCTGTAAAATAGAAATATACAGTTTTTATTTTATGGGGCAAAGCTGATAAGAAAAATAGATAGCAGGAGAAAGTGGGGTGGATAGCATGAAGACCGAGGAAAAATATATAGAAACATACGAAAAAATGGAGCAGCTGATTGAATCCAGAATTAAAAGCAATGCTTTTACAGCACTGGGGTACACGAGTAATCTGGACATATTGTGTGATTTTCAAATAGAAACATTCAATCAACTGCTGAACAGATATCTTCCGAATGCAGATTTGGTCAAAATGAAAGCAGCAAAAGAGATAACAAGCATGGAGGAATTCTTGGAGACCATTGTATTTTATTGCAGGCATGGAATCGGCGGAGAAGTAGATATTTCGGATTTCCATATAATAAGGGATACTTTTGCAGCAAAAAAGGGCATGGGCGGTACTGCAACCCAGGGGGCCATGGCTTTGGCAGCAGTAGCATGTCCTTCCATTGTTCATTTAACGGATGACTCGAAAGAAGTATGTGATATTTTAAATTCCCCATATATTTATACGGTCTCCAGAGAAGGAGAAATGGTTCATACAGATCAGATCCAGCAGACAGCGGAGCAGGAAATACACTACATCATTCAATTTAAAAAGGGTGATATAATTTGCCTTGGCAGCCGGAAGATTACAATTCCAACATCAAATAGGCTGATCATAACCAAAATTACAGTAAATGAGATGCTTCCCTTCTCGGCTTCCTATTTTTCTTACGTAGAAGCTCATGCTGCAGATATTAAAAGCAATGTTCTGTCAAGCTTTAATGCAATTCAGGATAAAGATATTTTAGAACAAAGGCTGGCTTATGTAAAAGAACATATCAAAAAATACAAAGCAAATCATAAAGATGGGATTATCTATTTTGAAGATGCACATTACCATAATAAGGAGGTACGGCAGCTATGCCTGGAGACACTTTATCCATCTGTTGATATTTTGAGCTTAAATGAAGAAGAATTAGAATATACCCTTACTATGTATGATTTCCCCATAGTAACCGATGATATCTTTTCCTGTATCAGGGGAGCATCTTATATCAAGGAAAGATATTCTGTAAAAAAGGGGGTTATCATACATACTAAGAATTATTCCATGTATCTTGGTGAAACGTTGAATGCGGATATTGAAAAAGGCTTAATGCTTGGCAACATGCTGGCGACTGCAAAAGCGGCCAATGGCTGGTATGGAACAAAAGAGCAGATTGGAGAAGTCATAAAGCTTCCATTAAGTGAAAAAGGAATCAAATACAGGGAATTAATAATAAAAGAGCATTTTACCAGCGAGGTTATTTTAGTACCGTCTAAATACATTGACAAACCAAAGTATACCATTGGATTGGGAGATTCTTTTGTTGCAGGTGTCCAGATGTGTTTTGAATAAAAAGCTTGAAAAAGGGTGTATTTTACGGCAATATAGTAGATAAGAAGGGAGGGACATGATGCTAGATAAACCTGTACTAGATGTGATTAAGGATAATTATGGAAAGATCTTCTCGGCGGAGAAGAAAGTAGCAGATTATGTTCTGGAACACCCACAGGAAGCGGTAGATGCAAATGTTTCTGAATTGGCAAAGGCCAGCGGGGTGAGTGATGCAACGGTTGTGCGTATGTGTCATCATCTGGGGTATAAGGGATATTACCAGTTTCGTTTGATGCTGGCTAAAGATGTTGGAAGAGATGAAGGAGAAGAAATTGAAGAGCTGCAGAACACTCCCAATCCAGTAATGAAAATTTTTCAAAAGTATGTGAATTCATTAACAGCGGTAGCAGAGAGTATTAACGAAGAAGATATGAAGTCCTGCGTGAATTTGATAAAGTCATGTAAACAGGCTCATATTTTAGCGGTAGGAAATACAACCCCGCTTGCACTGTATATGGGCTTCCGGTTAGGAAGACTGGGTGTGAAATGTACCAATGATATCTCACCGGAATATTTTTTAAATCATGTGAATCTTGCTGATAAAGAAGATATTATTATAGCAATTTCTCAATCTGGAAGTTCCAGACAAGTGATTCAGGGGATGGAATTGGCCAAAGAGAAAGGCCTTAAGATGATGGCCATTACCGGATACCGGCAATCGCCGATATCGGAATTGGCTGATTATGTATTGATCTCAAACGGAAGAAAGGAATCCTTTGATTATTATAAAAATTATGCCCATCTGAAGGAGACGGCATTAATTGATGCTTTGTTGGAGTTGTTAACAAACTGGAAAAAGATTGAGGAAACGGAAGCGGATAAACCAGAGGTTATTTTGTCTGAATATAAGTATTAATCTAACGTTTCGCCAGAGAGGAGCAGACTGATGAAACGATCAGAAATCAATCAAGTAATTAAAGATATGGAACAACTTATCAAGGAGCATAAATTTATGCTGATACGGCAGTAGGAAGATTTCCGGAAATAGAAGAAGATGAATTGCCATACAGGCTGCTTTGCAATGAATATCCCATCTAGCCTGGAAGCGGGAAGATTATATCAGAAACAGTGAGCAATAACAATATCATGATTTTGCATAAGGAATCCTTATTAATGCTCGGGCACTAATGAGGATTCCTTCATAAATAATCCAATGGGTCAAATAAAGCCCGTTACGTCAGCGCATTCCAGTCTTCCCCATAGTTCCAGTATACACCAGGGGGTTTTCAACATATGATTTACTAAGGGATGTTATATTAAAGCCAGCCTCCGTCAAGGCCGATGACCTGTCCGGTCAGATAAGAATTTTTATAGCCCAGGTGGTATACCAGATCGGCTACCTCCTCTGCTTTTCCCAGCCGCCCTGACGGTATTCCATCGATGAGGTCGATTAATTCATCTTCCTCCAGGAATTGATTCATTTCCGTATCAATGGCACCGCAGGCAACAGCGTTGACCTGGATATTGCTTGGAGCCAGCTCCTTAGCCAGAGCCTTTGTAAATGCATTGATGCCGCCCTTTGTGGCGGAGTAAGCGACTTCGCAGGAGGCGCCTGATATTCCCCATACAGAAGAGATGTTAATGATCTTTCCTTGTTTTTTTTCAACCATTCCGGGAATGGCCAGCTTACAGCAGTTAAATACTGATGTTAAGTTGGTGCGGACAATCTGGTCCCAGGCATCAGTGCTCATATCCTGTAAAAGCCCGATATAGGAGATGCCTGCGTTATTAACGAGGACATCCAGTGTGCCAAACTGCTTGCGCACCTGTTCAAAGAGAGCCTGGCACTGGTCCATGTCTCCCATGTCCCCCATGAAGGAAAGACAAGTTACCTGATAAGCTTCCAGCTCCTTTTTAACCTGCGCAAGACGGTCTTCGCTGTGGAGGCAGTTGATGACCACGTTGTATCCTTTTTTTGCAAATTTAAAAGCAATAGCTTTTCCGATTCCCCGGGAAGCTCCGGTGATGAGTACTGTTTTTCTGGCCATAACATCATCCTTTCTGTCGATGTAAGATAATTTCATTTTATCAAATTATCAGGAAGAATGCAACGTGGCTGGAAAAAGGGCTTTTTGTGATTTTGTTACGGACCAGGCATTGCATACTTAAGGGCTGGTGAGATATAATGAAGATAGAAAACCTAATATCAGATAGAATAGAGAAAGCAGGTAGATAAATATGAATGAGATTTATGATGTGGTGATCATCGGGTCCGGGCCCGCAGGGCTTTCGGCTGCGGTTTATGGTAAAAGGGCTGAACTTAAGATGGTAGTGATTGAAAAAGAGATGGCAAGCGGCGGCCAGGTCCTTAATACTTATGAAGTAGATAATTACCCGGGGCTGCCTGGAATTAACGGCTTTGATCTTGGAATGAAGTTCCGGGAACACGCAGAGAAGCTGGGAGCAGAGTTTTCCACAGACGAGGTCCTTCGGATCGAAGCGTCTGATGGGAAATTTACCGTAGTGGGAGAAGAGAGGACCTATGCGACAAAGACAGTCATCATCTCTACCGGAGCCCAGCACCGGAAGTTAAGTGTGATCGGAGAAGAGGAGTTAACAGGCATGGGAGTTTCCTACTGTGCGACCTGTGACGGTGCATTTTTCCGTAACAAGGTGGCAGCAGTAGTGGGCGGCGGTGATGTTGCCATTGAAGATGCCATTTTCCTGGCCAGAATGTGTAAAAAGGTATACTTAATTCATAGGAGAAATAAGCTGAGGGGGGCAAAGACTTTGCAGACCCAGTTGTTTAACCAAAAAAATGTAGAAATCATCTGGGATACCGTGGTAGAGGAGATCGAAGGCGGAGATCAGGTGGAATCCCTGACCATAAAGAATGCCAAAACCGAGGAATCGAATAAGCTTGCGGTAGACGGAGTGTTTATCGCAGTAGGAATCAACCCGCAAAGCGAAGCGTTTAATAACCTGGTGGAGATGGATCATGGCTATATAAAGGCCGGTGAGGACTGTGAAACCAATGTTCCCGGAATCTTTGCAGCCGGTGATGTGCGCACCAAACAGCTTCGACAGGTTTCCACAGCTGTTTCAGACGGCGCAAACGCAATTACCAGTGTAGAGCGGTATCTGACACGAATCTAAGCATAAGAAAAAGCAGCCGGACAATTGTCCTGGCTGCTTTTTTCAGGTTGTCAATCGAATATTCGTAATCCGCTTCACTACTTGAATCGGTTAAAATTCTGGTTCAATCAGGCCGTAGGAGCCGCCTTTTCTTTTATAAACCACATTGACTTCCTCTGTATCCGAATTTAAGAATACGTAGAAGCTATGACCAAGAAGTTCCATCTGAACACAGGCTTCTTCCGGATCCATGGGCTTTATGGCAAATTTCTTTGACTTAACGATTTCTACATGATCATCTGGCTGGGTTTCATCTTCCAGAAAAGCTGTTGAAAAGGAAGGGGCATTCAGCTTTTTGTCGATTAATTTATTTTTATATTTTTTCAGCTGGCGTTCCAGGATCTCTTCCACAAGATCAATGGAAACGTACATGTCTGTACTGGATTCTTCTGCTCTGATTATATGTCCTTTCACTGGAATAGTTACTTCGATTTTCTGAATTTCTTTCTGCACGCTGAGTCTTACT is a genomic window of Lacrimispora sphenoides containing:
- a CDS encoding ketose-bisphosphate aldolase codes for the protein MLLNMKELLAVANENNFAVPAFNISSYAMLNGIVEASEEENAPVIISIHPDELSHIGVDVISAIRQRAYKSNIPVCIHLDHGASFEQVMVAIQSGYTSVMIDGSSLPFEENIALCKKICEAAHAANVSVEGELGTIGTTDSTETENQIIIYTKPDDAVTFVKETGVDTLAIAIGTCHGLYPAGMKPELKLDLLKEIKSKVSIPLVLHGGSNNPDKEIGESVALGVNKINISSDIKVAYYNKMREILSDNSLREPNMIEPPCMKAMKEVAYHKIRLFKANGKAALY
- the trxB gene encoding thioredoxin-disulfide reductase, translated to MNEIYDVVIIGSGPAGLSAAVYGKRAELKMVVIEKEMASGGQVLNTYEVDNYPGLPGINGFDLGMKFREHAEKLGAEFSTDEVLRIEASDGKFTVVGEERTYATKTVIISTGAQHRKLSVIGEEELTGMGVSYCATCDGAFFRNKVAAVVGGGDVAIEDAIFLARMCKKVYLIHRRNKLRGAKTLQTQLFNQKNVEIIWDTVVEEIEGGDQVESLTIKNAKTEESNKLAVDGVFIAVGINPQSEAFNNLVEMDHGYIKAGEDCETNVPGIFAAGDVRTKQLRQVSTAVSDGANAITSVERYLTRI
- a CDS encoding MurR/RpiR family transcriptional regulator; this translates as MMLDKPVLDVIKDNYGKIFSAEKKVADYVLEHPQEAVDANVSELAKASGVSDATVVRMCHHLGYKGYYQFRLMLAKDVGRDEGEEIEELQNTPNPVMKIFQKYVNSLTAVAESINEEDMKSCVNLIKSCKQAHILAVGNTTPLALYMGFRLGRLGVKCTNDISPEYFLNHVNLADKEDIIIAISQSGSSRQVIQGMELAKEKGLKMMAITGYRQSPISELADYVLISNGRKESFDYYKNYAHLKETALIDALLELLTNWKKIEETEADKPEVILSEYKY
- a CDS encoding ADP-dependent glucokinase/phosphofructokinase, producing MKTEEKYIETYEKMEQLIESRIKSNAFTALGYTSNLDILCDFQIETFNQLLNRYLPNADLVKMKAAKEITSMEEFLETIVFYCRHGIGGEVDISDFHIIRDTFAAKKGMGGTATQGAMALAAVACPSIVHLTDDSKEVCDILNSPYIYTVSREGEMVHTDQIQQTAEQEIHYIIQFKKGDIICLGSRKITIPTSNRLIITKITVNEMLPFSASYFSYVEAHAADIKSNVLSSFNAIQDKDILEQRLAYVKEHIKKYKANHKDGIIYFEDAHYHNKEVRQLCLETLYPSVDILSLNEEELEYTLTMYDFPIVTDDIFSCIRGASYIKERYSVKKGVIIHTKNYSMYLGETLNADIEKGLMLGNMLATAKAANGWYGTKEQIGEVIKLPLSEKGIKYRELIIKEHFTSEVILVPSKYIDKPKYTIGLGDSFVAGVQMCFE
- the hpf gene encoding ribosome hibernation-promoting factor, HPF/YfiA family: MRFTITGRNIEVTPGLREAVEDKLGKLDRFFAPATEATVRLSVQKEIQKIEVTIPVKGHIIRAEESSTDMYVSIDLVEEILERQLKKYKNKLIDKKLNAPSFSTAFLEDETQPDDHVEIVKSKKFAIKPMDPEEACVQMELLGHSFYVFLNSDTEEVNVVYKRKGGSYGLIEPEF
- the ymfI gene encoding elongation factor P 5-aminopentanone reductase — encoded protein: MARKTVLITGASRGIGKAIAFKFAKKGYNVVINCLHSEDRLAQVKKELEAYQVTCLSFMGDMGDMDQCQALFEQVRKQFGTLDVLVNNAGISYIGLLQDMSTDAWDQIVRTNLTSVFNCCKLAIPGMVEKKQGKIINISSVWGISGASCEVAYSATKGGINAFTKALAKELAPSNIQVNAVACGAIDTEMNQFLEEDELIDLIDGIPSGRLGKAEEVADLVYHLGYKNSYLTGQVIGLDGGWL